Proteins found in one Primulina eburnea isolate SZY01 chromosome 16, ASM2296580v1, whole genome shotgun sequence genomic segment:
- the LOC140817262 gene encoding uncharacterized protein produces the protein MEGSTNTVFRPPVLDGSNYALWKVKMRVFIKSIDERAWQRVLDGWSPPKLDDADGDTWLKPESTWTVDEVQTSNFNFKALNAIFSSVDTRMFNLITTCVCAKDAWEILQKHCEGSARDPIPNERLVNKVLRSLPERFNVKVCAIEESKDTSTINLDELMRSLRTFEMNLDLQRKDKGKIIAFEASTKSYDEILQISKEVDKSYLGEESISLFTKKFGDYLKTMREKKKIGQKSELPNNSTFAKAQKFTPMKGQFRLKTEVQIQSNVRNLDSVQCRECSGYGHYANECANRLRKNKGMTVTLSDEESDDDQGSSESENHTLLSSVIKEKRSMQINPLGVATGVAIPGRNTS, from the exons ATGGAAGGATCAACAAATACTGTTTTTAGGCCTCCCGTGTTGGATGGATCAAACTATGCATTGTGGAAAGTAAAGATGAGGGTTTTTATTAAATCCATTGATGAAAGAGCTTGGCAACGTGTACTTGATGGTTGGAGTCCACCAAAACTCGATGATGCTGATGGAGACACATGGCTCAAACCTGAAAGTACATGGACTGTCGATGAAGTGCAAACTTCAAACTTTAATTTCAAGGCTCTCAATGCTATATTTTCATCTGTTGACACAAGGATGTTTAATTTAATCACCACTTGTGTATGCGCCAAAGATGCTTGGGAGATACTCCAGAAGCACTGTGAAGGATCCGCAA GAGATCCCATACCAAATGAAAGATTGGTGAACAAGGTTCTAAGATCTCTTCCTGAGAGATTCAATGTCAAAGTCTGCGCTATTGAAGAATCTAAAGACACTTCAACGATCAACTTGGATGAACTAATGAGATCTCTCAGAACTTTTGAGATGAATCTTGATCTACAAAGGAAGGATAAAGGGAAGATAATAGCCTTTGAAGCCTCAACCAAATCTTATGATGAAATCCTTCAAATATCTAAAGAGGTGGATAAGTCTTATTTAGGTGAAGAATCGATCTCTCTTTTTACTAAGAAATTTGGTGATTATTTGAAGACTAtgagagaaaagaagaaaattgGACAAAAATCTGAGCTGCCCAATAACTCCACTTTTGCAAAAGCTCAAAAGTTTACTCCTATGAAAGGACAGTTTCGACTAAAGACCGAAGTGCAAATCCAATCTAATGTCAGAAACCTGGACTCTGTACAATGTAGAGAGTGTTCGGGATATGGACACTATGCCAATGAGTGTGCCAATCGACTTAGGAAAAACAAAGGCATGACTGTCACCCTGAGTGATGAAGAGTCTGATGATGATCAAGGATCAAGTGAATCTGAAAATCACACATTGTTATCTTCTGTGATCAAAGAAAAACGCTCAATGCAAATCAATCCTTTGGGTGTTGCCACCGGTGTTGCAATACCTGGCCGCAACACCTCTTAG